From the genome of Edaphobacter dinghuensis, one region includes:
- the gmd gene encoding GDP-mannose 4,6-dehydratase: MKKALITGVTGQDGAYLAEFLLAKGYEVHGIKRRSSLFNTARIDHIYEDPHNPSPHLILHYGDLTDSSSLIHIVQKVQPDEIYNLGAQSHVQVSFEQPEYTAEADALGPLRLLEAIRILGLEKKTKFYQASTSELYGLVQEIPQKETTPFYPRSPYAVAKMYAYWICVNYREAYGIFACNGILFNHESPLRGETFVTRKITRGLSRIKVGLQSQLFLGNLDSKRDWGHARDYVEMQWLMLQQEKPQDFVIATGQQYSVREFVQRCAKLLDLDLSWQGSGVDEKAVDANGNVVVAVDPRYFRPTEVETLLGDPAKAQRELGWVPRTSFDQLVADMVESDLKAAQRDALVRKHGFDAYNVRET, from the coding sequence TTGAAGAAAGCCCTCATCACAGGAGTCACTGGACAGGATGGTGCATACCTTGCCGAGTTCCTCCTCGCCAAAGGCTATGAAGTTCACGGCATCAAGCGCCGTTCCTCCCTCTTCAACACCGCGCGCATCGATCACATCTATGAGGACCCGCACAACCCGTCGCCCCACCTTATTCTTCACTACGGCGACCTCACGGATAGCTCGTCGCTGATTCACATCGTGCAGAAGGTACAGCCCGATGAGATTTATAACCTCGGCGCTCAGTCGCACGTTCAGGTCTCTTTTGAACAGCCCGAGTACACCGCCGAAGCCGATGCGCTTGGCCCTCTGCGTCTGCTCGAGGCGATCCGCATTCTCGGTCTCGAAAAGAAGACCAAGTTTTATCAGGCCAGCACATCAGAACTTTATGGCCTCGTACAGGAGATCCCGCAGAAGGAGACCACGCCCTTCTATCCTCGTTCTCCCTACGCGGTGGCGAAGATGTACGCCTACTGGATCTGCGTCAACTATCGCGAAGCGTATGGCATCTTTGCCTGCAACGGAATCCTCTTTAACCATGAGTCTCCGCTGCGTGGCGAGACCTTCGTCACTCGCAAGATCACGCGCGGCCTCTCCCGCATCAAGGTGGGTCTGCAATCGCAGCTCTTCCTTGGCAATCTCGATTCGAAACGTGATTGGGGGCACGCTCGCGACTATGTTGAAATGCAGTGGCTCATGCTCCAGCAAGAAAAGCCGCAGGATTTCGTGATTGCTACCGGCCAGCAGTACAGCGTCCGCGAGTTCGTCCAGCGCTGTGCCAAACTTCTCGATCTCGACCTCTCCTGGCAGGGAAGCGGCGTGGATGAGAAGGCGGTCGATGCAAATGGCAACGTCGTCGTCGCGGTTGATCCGCGCTACTTCCGTCCAACCGAGGTAGAGACATTGCTCGGAGATCCAGCAAAAGCTCAACGAGAGTTGGGCTGGGTTCCACGCACCAGCTTCGACCAGTTGGTTGCGGATATGGTTGAGTCCGACCTGAAGGCAGCGCAACGTGATGCGCTGGTTCGGAAACACGGCTTCGATGCTTATAACGTCCGCGAAACATAA
- a CDS encoding RNB domain-containing ribonuclease codes for MSTLTFDLAASASAEMIREGFHPDFPTGTEQQVEEIRADGHVVEPDPDKRDLRPLLWSSIDNDTSRDLDQIEVAESVAGGNDIRIRVGVADVSASVLKDSPIDEHAAQQTQTVYTAVRNFPMLPNELSTDLTSLNEDEDRAAMVVEFVVSAQGVVGQTSIYRALVRNKAQLAYSKVGPWLEGTASPDEKVAASAELQAQLKLQNVTAVALRAERVRQGALEFNRIEADPVVVDGQVHEIRTAEHNRATDLIEEFMIAANGTMARALREARRSCIRRVVRVPKRWDRIVELVERNGTKLPSQPDSGALNAFLQAKRASDPIHYPDLALAIIKLMGPGEYVLTKGDDAEPLGHFGLAAEDYAHSTAPNRRFADLVTQRVVKAMLDNEPPPYTDAELAAIAQQCNLQEAAARKVERAMEKRVAAVALSDSIGKTFHGVITGSGDKGVYVRVFHPPVEGKVIHGEQGLDVGDTVNVTLLHTDPQHAFIDFGIAR; via the coding sequence ATGTCCACACTTACCTTTGATCTTGCTGCTTCTGCGTCAGCGGAGATGATCCGCGAGGGCTTTCATCCGGATTTTCCAACAGGCACCGAGCAGCAGGTCGAGGAGATTCGTGCCGATGGCCACGTTGTAGAGCCAGACCCCGATAAACGTGACCTTCGTCCGCTGCTCTGGTCTTCGATCGACAACGATACCTCGCGCGATCTCGACCAGATTGAGGTTGCAGAGAGTGTAGCTGGTGGAAACGACATTCGTATTAGGGTGGGCGTTGCCGATGTCTCGGCTTCGGTGCTCAAAGATTCTCCTATTGATGAGCACGCTGCTCAGCAGACGCAGACTGTTTACACGGCAGTACGTAACTTTCCTATGTTGCCCAATGAGCTTTCCACTGATCTGACTTCATTGAATGAAGATGAAGACCGTGCAGCGATGGTGGTGGAGTTTGTTGTCAGCGCACAAGGCGTAGTGGGCCAGACGAGCATCTATCGTGCCCTGGTGCGGAATAAGGCACAGCTTGCATACAGCAAGGTCGGGCCATGGCTTGAAGGGACAGCTTCGCCCGACGAAAAGGTCGCGGCGTCGGCGGAGCTGCAGGCGCAACTGAAGCTACAGAATGTAACCGCAGTGGCACTGCGTGCGGAGCGGGTGCGGCAGGGAGCGCTCGAGTTCAATCGCATCGAAGCTGACCCGGTGGTAGTCGATGGTCAGGTGCACGAGATCAGGACGGCAGAGCATAATCGCGCTACAGACCTGATCGAAGAGTTTATGATCGCGGCAAATGGAACTATGGCGCGAGCGCTTCGGGAGGCGCGTCGTTCTTGCATCCGCCGAGTCGTACGAGTTCCCAAGCGATGGGATCGCATCGTTGAATTGGTGGAACGGAACGGCACAAAGTTGCCGTCGCAGCCTGATTCCGGAGCGCTCAACGCTTTTCTGCAGGCGAAGCGAGCCAGCGATCCGATTCACTATCCTGATCTGGCGCTCGCAATCATTAAGCTCATGGGGCCGGGTGAATATGTTCTGACCAAAGGTGATGATGCAGAGCCATTAGGGCACTTCGGTCTGGCTGCGGAAGATTATGCTCATTCGACTGCCCCAAACCGCCGGTTTGCCGATTTGGTGACGCAACGTGTGGTCAAGGCAATGCTCGACAACGAGCCGCCGCCCTACACCGATGCCGAGCTGGCAGCGATCGCGCAGCAGTGCAATCTGCAGGAGGCGGCGGCACGAAAGGTCGAGCGAGCGATGGAGAAGCGGGTAGCTGCAGTTGCACTCTCCGACAGTATCGGCAAGACCTTCCACGGCGTCATCACCGGCTCCGGCGACAAGGGCGTTTATGTGCGCGTCTTCCATCCCCCGGTTGAAGGCAAGGTGATTCACGGCGAACAGGGATTGGATGTGGGCGACACAGTCAATGTGACGTTGCTGCACACCGATCCGCAACACGCCTTTATCGACTTCGGGATTGCCAGATGA
- a CDS encoding rhamnulokinase has translation MKRARHWTGDMALRPADTRALIAVDLGAESCRVSLLRWLDGAASISLVHRFANAPREVDGGLHWDLTMIEAGLDEGLRKCAAIAIEGVRSIAVDGWAVDYVRIDGEGRPLADPFCYRDERTLKAERSLHRRISPEKLRELTGVQLLRINTLYQLHADTLQNLPEGSQWLNLPEYILSRWGGARVAEHTNATHTGMVELYRRQWCREIFSAAQLDLASAPKIVPPGTELGKLTGPLTELAAFSDTVLIAPACHDTASAIAGIPATGSDWAYISSGTWSLVGTLVEQPRNGKDAAEENFTNLGAVGDRICFHKNVNGMWLIKQCIDKWAADGKVWSVPELVAAAEAVAKPHGVLDVDDPELLLAGRMPQRINAQRIRKGFEPLDESPEGAPQFASLIFHSLAARYAKVLDRVALHSGKKLKRLFIVGGASQNEFLNRLTQQATGLELFRGSAESSTVGNFAVQMAVLEGSRDSVTGAYAEQVSRWAGVFVAALERS, from the coding sequence ATGAAGCGTGCCCGCCACTGGACAGGTGACATGGCACTGCGTCCCGCAGATACAAGGGCATTGATTGCAGTAGACCTGGGAGCGGAGAGTTGCCGGGTCTCACTGTTGCGATGGCTCGATGGCGCGGCATCGATCTCGCTGGTGCATCGGTTTGCAAATGCTCCGCGCGAGGTCGACGGCGGTCTGCACTGGGACCTCACGATGATCGAAGCCGGTCTCGACGAGGGACTGCGCAAGTGTGCAGCGATTGCGATCGAAGGCGTGCGCTCTATTGCCGTCGATGGTTGGGCCGTCGATTACGTGCGAATCGATGGTGAAGGAAGGCCGCTGGCCGATCCTTTCTGCTATCGCGATGAGCGTACCTTGAAGGCGGAGCGGTCTTTGCACCGCAGGATCAGCCCGGAGAAGTTGCGTGAGCTGACCGGTGTTCAGCTATTGCGAATCAACACGCTCTATCAACTCCACGCGGATACATTACAGAATCTCCCCGAGGGCAGCCAGTGGCTGAACCTGCCGGAGTATATTCTCTCGCGCTGGGGTGGTGCACGTGTGGCGGAGCATACGAACGCTACGCATACCGGCATGGTGGAGTTGTATCGCAGACAGTGGTGTCGCGAGATCTTCAGCGCAGCACAGCTTGATCTTGCCAGCGCACCTAAGATTGTTCCTCCAGGAACGGAGCTCGGCAAGTTGACCGGACCGCTGACGGAGCTGGCGGCGTTCTCCGATACCGTGTTGATTGCGCCGGCATGCCATGACACCGCCTCTGCGATTGCCGGTATTCCGGCAACTGGAAGCGATTGGGCTTACATCAGTTCGGGTACATGGTCGCTGGTGGGAACCTTGGTGGAGCAGCCCCGCAATGGCAAGGATGCGGCGGAAGAAAACTTTACGAATCTTGGTGCCGTGGGCGATCGAATCTGCTTCCACAAGAACGTCAACGGTATGTGGCTCATCAAGCAGTGCATCGACAAATGGGCTGCCGATGGCAAGGTGTGGAGCGTGCCTGAACTGGTGGCTGCCGCCGAGGCTGTGGCAAAGCCGCATGGTGTGCTCGATGTCGACGACCCGGAGCTTCTGTTGGCGGGACGGATGCCTCAGCGCATCAACGCACAGCGTATACGCAAGGGCTTTGAGCCGCTGGATGAGAGTCCTGAAGGCGCTCCTCAGTTTGCCAGCCTGATCTTCCATAGCCTGGCTGCGCGCTATGCCAAGGTTCTGGATCGTGTGGCACTGCACAGCGGCAAGAAGCTGAAGCGACTGTTTATTGTTGGCGGCGCCAGCCAGAACGAGTTTCTTAACCGTCTTACGCAGCAGGCCACCGGTCTCGAACTGTTTCGCGGTTCGGCTGAAAGCTCTACGGTGGGCAACTTCGCTGTGCAGATGGCCGTGCTAGAAGGAAGTCGTGATTCTGTAACAGGTGCATATGCAGAGCAGGTCTCGCGTTGGGCAGGTGTATTTGTTGCTGCGCTGGAGCGCTCTTAA
- a CDS encoding bifunctional rhamnulose-1-phosphate aldolase/short-chain dehydrogenase, producing the protein MVAKSGLRFLEDRWDDAVAAKLDGPELLRYRSNLLGSDLRITNFGGGNTSSKLEQVDSLDGKTKQVLWVKGSGGDLGSIKRTGFATLYLDKLLALEKAYRGVELEDEMVDMYPLCTFGNNPVAASIDTPLHGFLPFPHVDHLHPDWGIALAASANGKIKMEEFNKEFGHKLAWLPWQRPGFELGMMLRKIVEDTPGCDGVVLGGHGLFTWGNTQRESYLNTITIIDQLGQFIERHGATAGHKHFGGGQTKTREDRAEIALQIMPHLRGVVSRKQRWIGSYSDLPQVLEFVNSAQAEKLAHLGTSCPDHFIRTKIRPMFIKWNPAGDPAELKELVETALETYRAEYAEYYKKHALPDSPALRDASPTVVLVPGVGMFSFGKNKTESRITGEFYINAIGVMQGAGALGAGVECKEIPQAGPAASVDQFTVYSNYVALPPSEAFRIEYWKLEEAKIRRQPAEKELSRRVALIVGGGSGIGREVALLAAERGAHVVIADRDVKGAEAVAEETKAIAGKEAVSWVSIDIRDRKAIKAALDATVKQFGGIDILINTAALFPSSPDGIITDAQWALTLEVNVTANYLLTDEASKVFTEQGIDASVVLTSSANAVVAKRGSEAYDVSKAALSHLVRELAVSLSPKVRVNGISPATVVKGSTMFPRDRVIASLKKYKLPFDEKDTDDGLRNELAKFYATRTLTHQPIDPKDCAQAIMFLAGPLARCTTGHLIPVDGGLTEAYLR; encoded by the coding sequence ATGGTGGCAAAGAGTGGTCTGCGGTTTCTTGAAGATCGTTGGGATGATGCAGTAGCAGCGAAGCTGGATGGACCGGAGCTGCTACGCTACCGGTCGAACCTGCTGGGATCGGACCTGCGGATTACAAACTTTGGCGGGGGCAACACCAGCTCGAAGTTGGAGCAGGTTGATTCCCTGGATGGCAAGACGAAGCAGGTTCTTTGGGTGAAGGGCAGTGGTGGCGATTTGGGCAGCATTAAGCGGACCGGGTTTGCGACTCTTTATCTCGACAAGCTGTTAGCGCTTGAGAAGGCATATCGCGGCGTCGAACTGGAAGATGAGATGGTGGACATGTATCCGCTGTGCACGTTCGGCAACAATCCAGTTGCTGCCTCTATCGACACGCCGCTGCATGGATTTTTGCCGTTTCCACATGTAGACCATCTGCACCCGGACTGGGGAATCGCATTGGCAGCCTCGGCGAATGGGAAGATCAAGATGGAGGAGTTTAACAAGGAGTTTGGCCACAAGCTGGCGTGGCTCCCATGGCAGCGCCCTGGTTTTGAGCTTGGGATGATGCTGCGCAAGATCGTCGAGGACACGCCTGGCTGCGATGGAGTAGTGCTAGGCGGTCACGGTTTGTTTACGTGGGGTAACACGCAGCGCGAAAGCTACCTGAACACGATCACGATCATCGACCAGCTTGGACAATTTATTGAGCGACATGGTGCAACGGCGGGACACAAGCACTTCGGCGGCGGCCAGACGAAGACTCGCGAAGACCGCGCGGAGATTGCCTTGCAGATTATGCCGCACCTACGCGGTGTGGTCTCGCGTAAGCAGCGTTGGATTGGAAGCTACTCGGATCTGCCGCAGGTACTGGAATTCGTGAACTCGGCGCAGGCAGAGAAGCTGGCGCACCTTGGCACAAGCTGTCCCGATCACTTTATCCGCACCAAGATTCGCCCAATGTTCATTAAGTGGAATCCGGCCGGCGATCCAGCGGAGTTGAAGGAACTAGTGGAGACAGCGTTAGAAACCTATCGCGCGGAGTATGCGGAGTATTACAAGAAGCATGCGCTGCCGGATTCTCCCGCACTGCGCGATGCCAGCCCGACAGTTGTGTTGGTACCGGGTGTAGGTATGTTCAGCTTCGGCAAGAACAAGACCGAGTCGCGTATCACCGGCGAATTTTATATCAACGCAATTGGCGTGATGCAGGGTGCCGGAGCGCTGGGGGCAGGCGTGGAGTGCAAGGAGATTCCGCAGGCTGGACCGGCTGCTTCGGTTGATCAGTTTACGGTGTACTCGAACTACGTTGCTCTGCCGCCGAGCGAGGCCTTCCGCATTGAATATTGGAAGCTCGAAGAGGCGAAGATTCGCCGCCAGCCTGCGGAGAAGGAATTGAGCCGTCGCGTAGCTCTTATCGTCGGTGGCGGCAGCGGTATTGGTCGCGAAGTTGCGTTGCTGGCGGCCGAGCGTGGCGCGCATGTTGTGATTGCAGACCGCGATGTGAAGGGTGCAGAGGCTGTCGCCGAGGAGACGAAGGCGATTGCGGGCAAAGAAGCCGTAAGCTGGGTGAGTATCGACATCCGCGACCGCAAAGCCATCAAGGCCGCGTTGGATGCAACGGTTAAGCAATTTGGCGGCATCGACATTCTCATCAACACGGCCGCGCTTTTCCCATCGTCGCCCGATGGAATTATCACAGACGCGCAGTGGGCGTTGACGCTGGAGGTCAATGTTACGGCAAACTATCTGCTGACCGATGAGGCATCAAAGGTGTTTACGGAGCAGGGAATCGATGCCAGCGTCGTGCTGACGAGTTCGGCCAACGCGGTTGTTGCGAAGCGCGGCAGCGAAGCCTATGACGTCAGCAAGGCCGCGTTGAGCCATTTGGTGCGAGAGCTTGCGGTCTCGCTTTCGCCGAAGGTGCGTGTCAATGGAATCTCTCCTGCCACAGTAGTTAAGGGATCGACCATGTTCCCACGCGACCGTGTCATCGCATCGCTCAAGAAGTATAAGCTGCCCTTCGACGAGAAGGACACCGATGACGGCCTGCGCAACGAGTTGGCGAAGTTCTATGCCACGCGCACGCTGACGCATCAGCCCATCGACCCGAAGGACTGCGCGCAGGCGATCATGTTCCTCGCCGGACCGTTGGCACGCTGCACAACGGGCCATCTCATCCCCGTCGATGGAGGCTTGACCGAGGCCTATCTGCGATGA
- a CDS encoding substrate-binding domain-containing protein, translating to MPVRKTTKRLYLIPVLSKALDILELLQEENQPMTLEAIHRKTRISKTTVYRILKTFVHRGYLSQSPDGLYRQVTRPKKMRFGFAGQSADMPFSNEVTESLKDAAASVGVDLMILDNRYDAGTALKNAEEFVRSKVDLVIEFQVEQEVAPMIGDKIAGANIPLIAIDIPHPHATYFGVDNYRVGIEAGETLAAHAVANWDGKVEWVLGLDLAEAGPLVQSRITGAFEGVRNGISDLPVELFVRMDARGMRERSKKLIMDFLQRHPKDKHILVAAATDSSALGAVDAVRELKRDKHVVVVGQDCIAEAIAEMRRDKSPLIGSVSHEASSYGPSLVHLGLQLLRGQTVPPYNYVAHKMVTQKMLE from the coding sequence ATGCCGGTGCGTAAAACGACGAAGAGACTTTATTTGATTCCTGTGCTATCCAAGGCGCTGGATATCCTTGAGCTTTTACAGGAAGAGAACCAGCCGATGACGCTGGAGGCGATTCATCGCAAGACGCGGATCTCCAAAACAACGGTCTACCGGATTCTGAAGACGTTTGTGCATCGCGGGTATCTGTCGCAGTCTCCCGACGGGTTGTACCGGCAGGTGACGCGACCCAAAAAGATGCGGTTTGGATTTGCCGGACAGAGTGCCGACATGCCCTTTTCGAACGAGGTGACTGAGAGCCTGAAGGATGCGGCAGCCTCGGTTGGCGTGGACCTGATGATTCTCGACAACCGTTACGATGCCGGGACCGCCCTTAAGAATGCAGAGGAATTTGTGCGTAGCAAGGTCGACCTAGTGATCGAGTTCCAGGTAGAGCAGGAGGTCGCGCCGATGATTGGTGACAAGATCGCCGGGGCGAACATCCCGTTAATTGCGATCGATATCCCGCATCCCCATGCGACGTATTTTGGCGTGGATAACTATCGCGTCGGTATCGAGGCTGGTGAAACGCTTGCAGCCCATGCGGTGGCGAACTGGGATGGCAAGGTGGAGTGGGTGCTGGGGTTGGATCTGGCTGAGGCCGGGCCGCTAGTGCAGAGCCGGATCACAGGCGCGTTCGAAGGGGTGCGTAATGGCATCTCCGATCTTCCGGTAGAACTGTTTGTCCGCATGGATGCCCGAGGAATGCGCGAGCGCAGCAAGAAATTAATTATGGACTTCCTGCAGCGGCATCCCAAGGACAAGCACATTCTGGTTGCAGCAGCCACGGATTCGAGCGCGCTGGGCGCGGTCGATGCGGTGAGGGAGTTGAAGCGGGACAAGCATGTCGTTGTGGTGGGGCAGGACTGCATCGCCGAGGCGATTGCGGAGATGCGCCGCGACAAGTCGCCCCTGATCGGCTCCGTGTCGCATGAGGCAAGCTCCTATGGGCCAAGCCTGGTGCATTTGGGCTTACAACTGCTGCGAGGACAGACTGTGCCGCCGTACAATTACGTCGCGCACAAGATGGTGACGCAGAAGATGCTGGAATAG
- a CDS encoding PadR family transcriptional regulator has product MAGKPSDLIQGTLEMLILKTLALEPMHGYGVALRIEQMSNGVFRVNPGSLFPALSRLERAARIKAEWRATENNRRAKYYLLTEQGRKALKEETQQWSRQLAAITSILEA; this is encoded by the coding sequence ATGGCTGGCAAACCCAGTGATCTTATTCAGGGAACCCTCGAAATGCTGATCCTTAAAACCCTTGCACTGGAGCCGATGCACGGCTATGGAGTTGCTCTTCGCATCGAGCAGATGAGCAATGGAGTCTTTCGCGTTAACCCCGGCTCGCTCTTTCCCGCCCTCAGCCGACTCGAACGCGCCGCGCGCATCAAGGCAGAATGGCGCGCCACCGAGAACAACCGCCGCGCCAAGTATTACCTGCTTACCGAGCAGGGCCGCAAAGCGCTCAAGGAAGAGACCCAGCAATGGAGTCGCCAACTAGCCGCCATCACCAGCATCCTCGAAGCCTGA